In the Ornithodoros turicata isolate Travis chromosome 5, ASM3712646v1, whole genome shotgun sequence genome, GTTgttccgtgtggtcgcttcaaagacGATACGTGGCAACCTTCGAGCCCTTCCTGGGTAAATGTGACTATAGTCTAGCCCGTCAGCTTTCAAAACATTACTGCGCCGCAtctaggatggctggacacagagagcaGGCCACGGTAGCTCAGACGGTAATGTTGTTGGCTTGCTGAACTCAAGTTCACTGGTTCGATCCCAGCCGAGGATTgtagcaatgtgggagaggtaaacattgcttccagccatagcctcctataggAGGCTATGTTTCAGCACTGTGTGTTGGTGATTTCCGGCGCACCTCAAAAGAATCCCAGGTAGTCGAAATTagccgcagtcctaccctgcggcacgagCACAATGTCGCAACACagggcagacaaaccttacctgtaacatcacggcaccattattttggacacagagaggtcacgctcctTCCTGCGCGAGTTAATGTaatcactctgcttccgtattggctgttaggACCGGGCACGTGACACTGCGCGGCGGCGCTCTCCTACtgatggcgctgcagtatttctcttgGCGCGCTCTTGTACCTCCTTCTCTCCAACAGCTCATGTAGGTGACGCACTGCACtgcttttccttcttaagttgaacacctATAGCTCAGCATTCCTAGGCTTTTTGTCTGGAAGTGTCCTTGGTTTGGCTACAAAGACACCTTTTTAGTTTTCCTTTAGATTTCCTCCCTTTTGTTAGAACCGCTAAGCAGCGCAACCTAGAGTCAATAGTTAGGAGTATAGCGTTCCTTTTCCTCGCCAGAGCCGCttttcggtgtccgcgattgggccgatcgtatcacgtggtttctctttccaagaacgcgccgtccatgttgagtcccgtCCATCCAAAATCGGTTACCTCGGTTCtcagctggctcgactgcgcgctgttctccggcggagaatgggcagattggcgtcccgttgctaggcgacgcaggcGCGCACCGGATCCAAGATGGCGGGCTGGCTcaccggcgtggctcagtgtcactACTCCGTTCTCCCTCTATTTAGTGACCCCAGCTCAAGCGAGACAGTGAATAGAATTCATGGCAGTAAAACTCCTTTCGTTGTTTAATTCCTCATGGGCATAAATATTGTACGCTCAAGTCCACACTCTAAGAGAAAAAGAGGTAGACTTTTCCGCCCAAGCTGGTGgcggtggtgatagggcttgccgttgtcggcctcacgtatgtgggcaacgtcacgactcacgccctgggggaatgtgcgtcctgggccgacttctaagggaactgtgccgacatatgtctgaaagcgtctgaggaaaacccaggaaaaaccccagacagcacagccggcaccgggattcgaacccgggtacctcccagtctcgacgtgacatggccagcacgctaaccactgagccacgggagctggtgcccAAGCTGGTATAACCACAGTGCGTCTACCATTTCGGGACAATCCACGCACGCGCCTTCTCCTCTGTTCGTATAAGctgcggcgtccctttcccttgctcctctctctcacattTGCTGTAAGACAAAAagggtagaacttcctacccaagctggtagaacgacagttcctactctgcagttatacccaaaaggtaaaattggtttgagtagaaatgtggtcgCAGTAATGCTCTACCAAGATGGGAAGAaaaattctaccctttttttcttcgagtGCAGCGCTGTGTGTCGGATACTTCCGGcaaacgtcaaaagaaccccaggcgATCGAAATCATGCGCAATCTTGCTCTGCAGCATGTGCAGCCAGTTGCAACACAAAGAACCTTACGTGGAAATCCACTCCAGTCAGTAACAGAAAAAGCTCAACTCAGACAAGTCTCtcgacttcgtgtttgtgtccgTCCCTTCGTGcttcctagtctcggggttttacatcatacacaaaaagtgtctctctctctctctctctctctctcacacacacgcaTATACACGCGCGCGCGCGGCAGACGTGACTTCAAAAGACGTATGATTATGGCTTGAGTAAACATGACGTCGCAGACACTTTTTTTACTTCGCGTTATATTTTGAGGATATCCTGTAATACTGCACTCACGGCCGTCTGGAGCATTGTCCAATATACTACGCGCCCACATCAAAGACAGCGTGATCTTTCATTTCGTTATATATTCACTGAATGGTGTGCCGCATAAAACAACCGGGTGTCCTCCTTATCGATTGTGTCATTTGTCTTTTTCGGGTTTCCAGGTAAGTGTAGTCATTTGTCAAGAGTACTTTGTTCGAACATGTCGCTGCGAAAAATGACAAGATAATGCGGATTAAAACATCGCTCGTTTTTACAAGCAGTGTACAGAGTGTCGGTTTGTTATAGGATACGGTGGcctatgttgaagacagttaactattttgttaatagctGTCAGAATAATCGCCTGAATTGTACCATTattcgttaactgaatccccaaacctttgagaaatgatccacaaattactgtggtgctaaaccagatatttatttcgcACGACCCAAAAATGGCAGTCAACATATTTCCATCAACTTACGCCACCCTATGGGTAAGTTGAGGACATAAAAAAATTAGTGCCaggtttaaattttgtcttttgttttggGCCAGCAGAaacggtcagccacgagtaTTGCACACAGAAACATAGGGCAATGGCACAGCATCATAACAGTGCCTGTTCCCCAAAGCTCCTGGATATGCTGCGAACAGTAGGTTTATCTGCCAAAAATTAGCACGAAGCGGTTCTCGAAAACCGCCTGGAAGCACCTCACGTCGCGGCATCCGCTTCCCGACTGGGACGTCTTGGCGCCGCCTCAAGAAACCAATGTGAGAGACAAGCTTTTGGTGTCTGGTCTGGCCTGGTCTGTATAGTGGAGGCACTACAGGCATGGCAACCCGAACGATTGCCACAAAGACACTCTGTAGCCATTGTACTAATATTTGTAACCAGGCAAAGGATTTCGGTGAATTCCAGCGTGATAAACATGAGCGACTAGGCACAGCTACGATACACAAATCTTCAGCTTTTCATTTCGCAATACCAGAGAGATGAAGTGCCCACGGATCTGAGCCGGAGCGCCACCACTGCAGTGTAATCCCAAGACAGGCACTAAGATGATCGCTGTTCTGTACGTTTGGGCTCTGTTCAACGGATGGGGAGATTGGGACCATGGGCATTCccaaggggggtgggggtggagcGTGTAACCCAGTCCGTTTTCTGGTAACGGATGCCGCGGACTGTGCGATTCAGCGGTAGCAAAATCATGGCTAtatgaataaagagtgcactattttcacagGTGACCTCGAAACACCCCTCCTCTGCACCCAGTCTCAATACGCCCATGACTGGGCGACACATCACATCTAGAAAATGGAGATACGAAATATTCTTTATCTGTAAAAGTCTGATTTTGTTATGACATTGAGATCAGTGTAGAGAAGAGGGCGATTATCGCCGATGCACATCATATACATCGCTGCAGGGGTTCGAGCGCGAATGAAGTTTCATTGTTTTAACGAAACCACAGACAAATTGAAACCAAGAACTAAGGGCTACAGTAGCCCAACGAAGCGCTCAGTATTTCGAAACCAAAACACTATATAAAAGCAAGACAAGTTTGTTCAGTGGGCCTATTGAAGTCACTTGTCGCAGGGTTTCTTCTCTTCAATGAGACTACGGAGGTAGTCATCAAGTGAGTGTTGCCCGGCAACCGCTTCATACCCGTAATGCTCACTCCGGATGTCATCCAGAGCCTTTCGCTTTTGTCTGTTCATCCTGGCGATGTACTTCTTGACACGTTGACCGAACCTACGAGGTGACAAAGAGAGGTATCCATGCATTAGAGAAGCGAAAGACGTCGGAACTGCTGAGTTCCATAATCCAAGAAAACGCGTATCCCCTGCAACAACAGAAAAAGTAGGGCTGGTTGGTAGAACTCCATTTCTTAGCGACAATATCCCCTGCAACTCTCGTATAGCGGCTCGTATGGTGTGAAATTGATATTAGACTATTCTCGATGGATGTTGCACGAAGCTACGGGGAGTTCGCAGTAGCCAAAGGATGTTAAAAGCGGCGAAGTCTGCGGGGGTTGGGGTCGTTCCTAAGTGATATAACAGGTTTCATGGGCTAACTACTCAGAGGGCTAAGGTCAGTTGAACAGAACCACACAAGTATTCCGAACCCAAGAAGTTACAATGTCGTCTCAATCCCAATCCCCTTAGTTGCTCCGCGTTACCCGTTCCACACTACGAAACTTGTGGCGTACCTCAGACAATGCCTGGCGGGCGTCGAGCATCTAGGGCACAAAAGAGGGCCATTCTCAGGGGCTGTGGAGCAAGCTCTCCTGAAATCTTCCTctggcacagaatgtccgcagTCTCCGAGCGCTACGAGGAGAACATTTAAGGACGTTCCCGCTGCTTCCTCGTACTCTTTCGGCTTGCAAACACTGCATAGCGTCGGACAGGGCTCGCCGCAGGCTCCGAGACAAGCATGACCACAGGGCAGCAGTCTCGCGCAGCGATGGTCGCAGGGAGGCCGTGTACAAGGTTCGCAACACAAGGCATCGCAACGAGAGTGCGGACACGACCACGTGCAGGGTTCTCCGCAAGGTGGACATGGATAGCCACACACAGTCGGACACGGGCCGTGAGGGCAGGATATTGGACACGATAGCTGGCACGGGTATGGACACGGCGTTTTGTAGCAGGCGGCCGGACATGGATGACCGCAGGCAAGAGACCGAGGACAAGGTTCTAAGCAAGGAAATTCCTTTTTCCGCAGACTGCACGGAACGATATCTTTGTGGCCGCAAGGTCTGTCCAAAGTAACATACTTGTTGCACGTACTTGCGCAAGGTTCATTGCAGGCATTCCAGCAAGGATGACCGCAGTGTAGGATAGCTGGACAAGGTGCACGGCACAGCCTAGAAATGGGAGAGGGATCCTTCTGCTGCCAACATGGAACTACAACGGTGTGTCCAGATAAGCACAGAGCGGCTACTTCGGCCCTGCAAACGTGGCTACAAGCTCTAGTGCATCTGAAGCGGCATGTATGTCCACATGGCAGGGACTTCGGACACTGATCGCAGGCGAAAAATGATTCAGTTTGGGTTTGCCAGCATTCGAGGACCACGTCATGTCCGCAAGGAAGCACGTAACTAGATTTCGTCCGGCATGCAATAACCGTTGCCAACTCACGACACTCCGCAGTGACCGTATGGCCGCAGGGTAAGGATTTCTTTACGGCTTCCCTGCACGGGTTATCGCCACACGGCTCACCACAACGCCCTGCACACCTATGTCCGCATTGTAGCAGTCTCTCGCAGCGGGCTCGACAGAGTTCTGGATTAGCAGCGATACAGCCAGATATCTTGCACGGAACTTCGATGAGATGTCCGCACGGACCTACCTCAGCACTTGATCCGACGCACGCTCCACCGCAGAGCTCGCCGCATGTTTTGCCACACGGATGACCGCATGTATTCAAGAGTCGTCCGCATTTTTTCGTGCAAGTCGCCTCGTCTGCCATGTAGCACGGGACTTCGGAAGTATGGACAGGAAACTCCACCTTAATGTGCACCGTGCAACGCGTACACTGGCCGTGGCAGCGTTCGTTGCAACAGTGACCTCTGGAACATGTCTTTCCGCAACGCTCTCTGCAGGTGGACAGCGTGTGGTCCTCAGTATCCATGTGACAGTTTTTTGGACAAGAATGTCCGCAGGGAAGGGAGGCTGTGCACGGATGGTTACAGAGACCACTACGACCGCTAGGAAAGTCATCTGCTGTTCTTACTACTGCCGTGCTGTTCGAGTGTCTCCTGCACCGTAACTTCAGTTCGCATCCGAGCAGGCCACGATGTTTGAGGTCGTCAACGATGTCTCTCCATAAGTTGGACGCCTCGCTCAGTAAGGTCATATTGCCTACGCAGTAAAATCCCATACGAGCCCTGGATAGGAGGACACAAATTCGGTTCGCCACTCGAACGAAACCGGTTTCCCCGGTTTCGTTGGAGCGAACCAAGGACAAGAGGATGATGTCGTTCTCTTCTCCTTGGAAATTATCCACTACTGTGATGGCCACCGCGGTCAGCTCGTGATATGTACTAGCTGTGCGCTCTAGAAGCTTCTTCTGACCCATGTACGGCGTGAGCAAAGTGATTTGAGAACGTTGGTAACCCTGAGCAAGCAGGTATCTGCAGAGGTTGACAAGAAAATTTGCCTCGAAAACGTTGCTATAGCTTCTGCCAGAATTGCTCCGCTCTGGGGAGGAGTGATTGAAGAAGAACATGTTTGTGGTCATACCCTCAATGTCTTCGTATCGTTCCACGCACGAGTGGGGCTCCAAGGTAGGGTAGAATCGTGGCGTGAGAAGGCGGGCGAAGTCCGGCCTCATGCGATGTTGAACGCAGAGCTGTTTGACACCCACGCCGTTGATAAGCATTCTTTCGAAAAGAGACACGTCCATCTTGTATCTGTTAAGTAAACCATCTTGCTTTCAAATGTAAGTAGTACAAAGCACACGACGACAGCAATATTACGATTAAAGAACGGCAGTCGATGGACGGGTACCGGGACTGGGAACCACGCTATACGGCTGAACGTTACACATGATGCGCTTACACGATCTTAGATCCCCAACATACCAAGCTTCGCGCAGACACACAAGGACAAGCTTCCACACTCTACACATCCCCTTTTATTCCCTCTCGCATCCACACCAGTTTGTTTACTGAGTATCGTGGTGGTGAAACACAGGGACGGACATAACACTCTTCGCGTACAGCGGCGGATTGCGTTACAAGGTTTCGTGCCGGGTTACGTACACTTCCAACAGTTTACAACCCAAACACGTAAGATAACCGATGGGTGCGATTTCCTTTGCGATTTCCTGAATAGTGTTGTCGTGCCCCGTAGCCCACTCAAAGCTTGAGCGTTGCACCCAAGCCTATTGCTTGTCAATGGGTCAAtgggtttcgtgcaagcgggccctgtaCCTGATTGACAGTTCGTGTACATTCGTAGGCGGACGCAACTGCTGGTGGTCTCCGATGAGGATCACATGCTGAGTTTGCGGAGCCAAGCTTGTCACCACGTGAGCTTTGAGTACTTCGGCTGCCTCTTCCACGATGACGATGCGCGGTTGCACCTCGCGGAGGAGAGCCTGGTACTTAGCCGCGCACGTTGTTGTCATTCCAATGACCTGAAACAAGACTTCTGGTCAtctgcacacacacaccaggagtaattttttgcactttagtgcccttgGAACCCATTAGGTACCCACCTTGGACGCCCTAAGGACCGGTAGGACAGCCATTAGTCTGGAGTGCGCCATGCGCTCTTGCACATCTTCCATTGTTGTCATCTCAGAAGTTTGAAAGGTGTCAATCACAGAAGTCAGGTTGTCGACCCAGTATCGATACAGTTTCCAGCGCTCTCGAGATCTTAGTGTCCAGACTTCCTCGACATGATCGTCTCCTGTGGCTCGATCGCCCTCCTTGATGATGTTGCGCAGATGTGCTTCACAAGAGCTTGTGTCCGGGTCCCGCATGTTGGATCCCTTTTTAGCTTTGTGCACCTGAGTAAGTGACGTCACTATCACCGCACTGCATAATGCGAATTGCCTATGCCTAATAGTTCAATATGTCACAAAACCAGCCACCAATAATTTAAGCGTCATCTTTGAAGTCCACGCAGGAGTCTTTTGGCGTTGTGAGAAACGTGTTTAAATGTGGCCTTATACTTTACGCCGGTCATCGCTGGCGGTAATCTTTTTTAAAAACCCTGTCATGAGGTGTCACGTGGACAGTGGTGCACGCGGGTATGGTTATTCCCGTGGATCCGCGCGGATATCCGGTCTATGCCGTGCTGCGGAAAAAATATAACGTCTTGAAATACACGAGGGTAAGGTGCGGATAAACTCGCGCACCACTGCGGCAGGCGCGGATATCTGCATTTTATCCTCAAATAAGCATTTGTGTTGTTGTTGACGTCCGCCAGGTGGAGCCACAATTGACGCGAAGAGTCCAAAATGATGTCCAAGGGTATATCCTATGCACAATTGTGGATGACACAATATTCCTGGGTGGTTTACATGATAACATTTTCGTCATGCGGATTTTCCACTCAAATTCGGTGACTGCGGATGTACGGATACATCTATTTCATCCGACGCGGATGCGGTCGCGGATTTTACGTGCGCGGGAGCAGTGCAGATGCGGATACTATCAATGTCATCCGCGCTCACGTCTGCCTAGGAGGCAGAAGACAGAGAACTCTGTGCAGAAGACAGATACATCAGGTATACTCTGAGAATGTAGTATACCAATCCAGCCTCCCTTACCGATGACGTGTCCTTTTTGCTGCTTTGATTCAGGAAGAGTGCTTTCGTTTGATCCAAGCGTAACCACACCCTGAACACTTGACAGAAGGAATCCTCGTCGAACACCGCTTGCAAGAAGGACTGGCAGCACGCCTTGCTCATGACATGCATAAGCAGTTTTACAACGTCCTCTTCCTCAGGTACGGAAAACATTGTCTGTGCCAATGTTGAAAGCGTCTGAAAAAAGGTGAATGCATAAGCATGGGTATAGGTATAAGAACTGAGATGCAGCAACGTCAAAAGTACAAAGATTGGCTAAGGCTTTGTCCTTTGCTTGTCCGTAGAAGGTATAAGAGCATGCACGTTAGATAGGCGGGAGCACAAACGAAGACCAGTAGAAATCTGCCTCAGCTCCTTGAGGAACGCATCACTTCCCGTGCATTCTCACAAGCGACATTCCTCAAGAATACTCCACCGGAAGATGCGATACAGTCACATGATCGAGCGCGTGCGCTCAACGTGCGAGTGCACTGCTGACCGTTGGGAACATACGAAACAAAACGTAACTTAATTCTGCCCCGAGAGcaccttttcgctttttcttccggtAGAACATTCCGTGGGGATATCGTTCGTGTAAATACACGTTTAGGCCCCGTTAGCACTATCCCGTGCACTACACAAGCGAAAACAAAAGGCAAACCTTCACTCGTTCAAGGTGCTTCTGTAGAGCTTCAGAGGACTGCCGACCAGCTTGTGTCCGTTTGCACGTCTTATTGACATGATACCTTTTCAAGGCGTTGTTCTTACATCCACCGCCCATCCTGGTAACAAGTTTCGTGAACTGAAGCACGCCTTCCAGAAACTGATCCAGGGCGCGATTGGTATAGCAGACCACCAAGATGGGACCTTGGCCGTCACCCCATACAGCGTCGTTCTCCAGCAGCGTCTGAACAATCTTCAAGCCCATGTAGGTCTTTCCCGTTCCCGGAGGTCCCTGTATGACGCCTAGTTCATGGGTTAGAGCGTACTGAAGAGCCTCCAGTTGGGAGCTGTCCAGTTGGAGTTCTTCCGCGTTTGGCCAGCTGTCTCGGTCGAGCAGGGTCACCTTTCGGCGGGTACCACCAGGTGTCTCTAGGAGACACGTTATGTCGAACGTCGTCGAAATATTCACGTAACTTGGATGGAAAACGACAGATTCCGCACCTGCAACGGCGTGTAGTTGTGTGAAAAAGTGACGAATGAGGGAAACACTGATACAAACAATGATACGCCTGTGCCGTCAACAGTGCCGAGTTTATGTTCCTAATGTGGTCAGCTGCCGTTCTAAGCAACGTGGGTACTGTCACAATGCTTGAAACATGATCTTGGGAAGGTTCTATCTTCGTTCTGTGAGTTGCAACCGGTTAGGCACGCAAAGAGTTCTGTATATTCCTGTATTTTGCTCGCCAAAAGATGTTACGATATCTATATCTGTGCAAAACAGTTTTGTTGCGTGGCCAGCCATGAACTGTCCTGGGATTTCAGAGAACGCTCTTTCTGCGTTACATATAGCCACACGAGACGCATGCTCCAGTAGGTAACACGAAGTCACGAAATGCTATTCTTCAACATTCAACTATAAATCACGCATGCCAGGAAGCACACTATGTGCACAAACGCGTGCGTATAGTCGATGGGGAAAGGAAAATACATATATTACGGAAGCGCCTACAACCTAAGATCACGTGGTGACGTTCTTGCCTATGTACTAGGAATACTCGAATATAGTAACGACGTTGGGCTGTATCAGCTCACCTACGATGTACTTTTCCAGTGGAAGAGCGTGCGTGTTTTGCAGAGCCTGGAATACATGACGATAACCCTCGAAGTATGCGATGCTTTCCAGAACAACATACTGGCCCGTGACTTCGCAGCTACAATTCCAGAATGTGACTTCAACGACGCCTCTGCCGAGCATGCTTGGAGTGGCACGAGACACCGTGACCACCTGGATTGTCTCGAAGTTGTCCTTACTGAAGCAAAGCAGCGACCCAGTCATAAAGCGCCTCGTTCCCTTCCAGCGCATCTTTGAGAAACTCGAGGCGTCGAACTGCACGACGTATACCCTTCCATCTGCGTTGACGGAAGAGGAAATGACGACAACGCCGGAATGGACGTTCACGCCGTCCAACTTGCGGAATATTTCTTTCCTGCAGAGAAATACATCGGCTTAGTTAAACGTAAAACTAATTATCTCGCGCCCGTTTTAAATGACCAAGAATCGCAGACCGTTGTAATGCTTCAAATGCTCCCCGCGAAGTCTGCTCGCGAACGATTGCACGCaatcgttttttttatttttttcactttttgaaattccttgttagcgccgcgaagcaactgtggctatgagcggcgtatagaagTGGCCAcgtagagagaggacagcaggaagtagtgTGGGACAGGGGatgttagtatgcgccctgggctgacttcagagCGAACTGAGGAAATTCGTCtaggaagtcttcggaaaaccccagAAAAACCTcggacggcacagccggtggtaggattcgaacccactacctcccagtcttcagcaccacCTTAGCTACcatcaacgagcgggacgccgtAACCTACTCCGCCGCTGGTCTAAAAAGAAGTGGTAGAGCGTGTGGATGCATTCTCGTAAATGTTAAACGTTATTTTGTACTTCCGGTACACTTTGCTTTTCGATCTTAACGAATGAGTAGACGATATGCTTGCCCAAATCCTACGAAGTGCTCCCACAAATGCTTCTTACGTTGGGAATTTATTCCTGAAAAACAACCCATGTGCGCAAGCACTCTTTGCGTACTGTGCATGCTATGTTCTAGCAGGTACGATCCACTAAAGCCCTCCTGAAATGTCCATCTCACAGTATGGTTACTGGCATGTATTAACGCAAAAATAAAATACGATACACATGCGGCATAGTAACGATATACGCGCATGGTATCGATAAACGTGGGTGGCTCCGGCAAGGCTGATCAATTTTTGAGCAAGAGACGGCAAGTTTCGCAATATTCTGGCATTATACGAAGTTTACCTGTATCTATGTCCACAGACTTGCTGTGCCCGGGCACACTCCCTTATCCCTTCCCGGAGCGGACGGACGAAATCCTCACGAAGCAGCCTAAACTGGACGTCCAGATAGTGCTCCGTGCTATTATACGACCCACGGACACGATTAGGCGTCAAATGAGGCAATTCT is a window encoding:
- the LOC135394799 gene encoding uncharacterized protein LOC135394799 isoform X2, coding for MFSVPEEEDVVKLLMHVMSKACCQSFLQAVFDEDSFCQVFRVWLRLDQTKALFLNQSSKKDTSSVHKAKKGSNMRDPDTSSCEAHLRNIIKEGDRATGDDHVEEVWTLRSRERWKLYRYWVDNLTSVIDTFQTSEMTTMEDVQERMAHSRLMAVLPVLRASKVIGMTTTCAAKYQALLREVQPRIVIVEEAAEVLKAHVVTSLAPQTQHVILIGDHQQLRPPTNVHELSIRFGQRVKKYIARMNRQKRKALDDIRSEHYGYEAVAGQHSLDDYLRSLIEEKKPCDK
- the LOC135394799 gene encoding NFX1-type zinc finger-containing protein 1-like isoform X1 translates to MFSVPEEEDVVKLLMHVMSKACCQSFLQAVFDEDSFCQVFRVWLRLDQTKALFLNQSSKKDTSSVHKAKKGSNMRDPDTSSCEAHLRNIIKEGDRATGDDHVEEVWTLRSRERWKLYRYWVDNLTSVIDTFQTSEMTTMEDVQERMAHSRLMAVLPVLRASKVIGMTTTCAAKYQALLREVQPRIVIVEEAAEVLKAHVVTSLAPQTQHVILIGDHQQLRPPTNVHELSIRYKMDVSLFERMLINGVGVKQLCVQHRMRPDFARLLTPRFYPTLEPHSCVERYEDIEGMTTNMFFFNHSSPERSNSGRSYSNVFEANFLVNLCRYLLAQGYQRSQITLLTPYMGQKKLLERTASTYHELTAVAITVVDNFQGEENDIILLSLVRSNETGETGFVRVANRICVLLSRARMGFYCVGNMTLLSEASNLWRDIVDDLKHRGLLGCELKLRCRRHSNSTAVVRTADDFPSGRSGLCNHPCTASLPCGHSCPKNCHMDTEDHTLSTCRERCGKTCSRGHCCNERCHGQCTRCTVHIKVEFPVHTSEVPCYMADEATCTKKCGRLLNTCGHPCGKTCGELCGGACVGSSAEVGPCGHLIEVPCKISGCIAANPELCRARCERLLQCGHRCAGRCGEPCGDNPCREAVKKSLPCGHTVTAECRELATVIACRTKSSYVLPCGHDVVLECWQTQTESFFACDQCPKSLPCGHTCRFRCTRACSHVCRAEVAALCLSGHTVVVPCWQQKDPSPISRLCRAPCPAILHCGHPCWNACNEPCASTCNKYVTLDRPCGHKDIVPCSLRKKEFPCLEPCPRSLACGHPCPAACYKTPCPYPCQLSCPISCPHGPCPTVCGYPCPPCGEPCTWSCPHSRCDALCCEPCTRPPCDHRCARLLPCGHACLGACGEPCPTLCSVCKPKEYEEAAGTSLNVLLVALGDCGHSVPEEDFRRACSTAPENGPLLCPRCSTPARHCLRFGQRVKKYIARMNRQKRKALDDIRSEHYGYEAVAGQHSLDDYLRSLIEEKKPCDK